The Commensalibacter nepenthis genome has a window encoding:
- a CDS encoding DUF475 domain-containing protein: MKYFKGSIVFTIICLGLGAVLGYNATGTITGALSTVFICAILGILEVSLSFDNAVVNATVLKDMDPVWQRRFLTWGILIAVFGMRLIFPLLIVGIAAHLGPISALDLAIKHPDQYAQILSGAHVGIMGFGGSFLALVGLKFFFDTEKDVHWISLIETQLTKFSKLEAIEIVIVLLALFGISKFLPTAEALTFIIAGIFGIITFIAVEAIGTLLDAEDASTTVAKAGLGAFLYLEVLDASFSFDGVIGAFALSTNLFVIALGLGIGAMFVRSLTVMLVELDTLSSYRFLEHGAFWAILALSGLMFVSVCKEVPEVVTGLIGAAFILLALYSSIRWNKKNPEQTSQD, translated from the coding sequence ATGAAATATTTTAAAGGCTCTATTGTCTTTACAATTATTTGCCTTGGCTTGGGTGCTGTACTTGGCTACAATGCAACGGGCACAATCACAGGGGCTTTATCAACTGTCTTTATTTGTGCTATCTTAGGCATCTTAGAAGTTTCTTTGTCTTTTGATAATGCAGTGGTCAATGCCACGGTTCTGAAAGATATGGATCCAGTATGGCAACGTCGTTTTCTAACATGGGGGATTTTAATTGCCGTTTTTGGCATGCGGCTGATTTTCCCTTTATTAATTGTTGGTATTGCCGCCCATCTAGGTCCTATTTCAGCATTAGATCTTGCCATTAAACATCCAGACCAATATGCACAAATTCTGTCTGGTGCTCATGTTGGTATTATGGGATTTGGTGGTTCATTCCTAGCTTTGGTTGGATTGAAATTCTTCTTCGATACAGAAAAGGACGTGCATTGGATTTCTCTCATAGAAACACAACTGACCAAATTCTCTAAGCTAGAAGCAATCGAAATTGTTATTGTCTTGTTGGCTCTCTTTGGTATTTCAAAATTCTTACCAACGGCAGAAGCCTTGACCTTTATCATTGCAGGTATTTTTGGAATTATTACCTTTATTGCCGTTGAAGCAATTGGAACATTACTGGATGCAGAAGATGCCTCAACAACCGTTGCAAAAGCTGGATTAGGCGCTTTTCTATATCTTGAAGTATTGGATGCTTCATTCAGCTTTGACGGGGTTATCGGTGCATTTGCATTATCAACCAATTTATTCGTTATTGCTCTAGGTTTAGGAATTGGCGCGATGTTTGTCCGTTCCCTCACCGTGATGTTGGTTGAATTAGATACGCTTTCCAGTTATCGTTTTCTTGAACATGGTGCGTTTTGGGCAATTCTTGCACTCTCAGGACTAATGTTCGTTAGTGTATGTAAAGAAGTCCCAGAAGTCGTGACTGGATTAATTGGTGCAGCCTTTATCCTATTGGCTTTGTATTCCTCAATACGGTGGAATAAAAAAAATCCAGAGCAAACATCACAAGATTAA
- a CDS encoding TerD family protein has translation MIIRGQRFDLLNRRQIIDLEIEKPENIPENTLQLMVIPLESTGDVLKNWMPTDTVTGTMITKLAMNRFRIIVDTTAIPSSVHTLLTIIHAEKAGMMRVNIKNVGNIFVRVNNELFDLKEYSDGRAIIAFSMYRRNMTWRFRAIGEAYLNGLEDIYQQYDIPVHLAPHRQ, from the coding sequence TTGATAATCAGAGGACAACGATTTGATTTATTAAACCGCCGACAAATTATCGATTTAGAAATTGAAAAACCTGAAAACATCCCTGAAAATACACTTCAACTTATGGTTATCCCTCTTGAATCGACTGGTGATGTCCTGAAAAACTGGATGCCAACCGATACAGTCACAGGAACAATGATTACAAAACTTGCAATGAATCGTTTCAGAATCATTGTCGATACAACTGCTATTCCGTCCTCTGTTCATACGTTGCTGACGATTATTCACGCTGAAAAAGCAGGAATGATGAGGGTAAACATTAAAAATGTGGGGAATATTTTTGTTCGAGTCAATAATGAATTATTTGATTTAAAAGAATATTCTGATGGCAGAGCTATAATTGCTTTTTCCATGTATCGTCGCAACATGACTTGGCGGTTTCGTGCCATTGGTGAAGCCTATTTAAATGGGTTAGAGGATATATACCAACAATATGATATTCCCGTTCATCTAGCACCTCATCGGCAATAA
- a CDS encoding YcgN family cysteine cluster protein — MVKDKQHIEKYWEILTLDQMDETQWEALCDRCGRCCLHKLRDEDTNEIAYTNVACRLLDAQTGQCSDYCRRKMRIPDCIHLTQEMIVEIDWLPPTCAYRLISEGKNLPEWHYLQSGSFDTVHQAGISVKGRVINERDAGDLEDYIVEWPPQES, encoded by the coding sequence ATGGTTAAAGATAAACAACATATCGAAAAATATTGGGAAATATTGACTCTCGATCAGATGGATGAAACACAGTGGGAAGCATTATGTGATCGTTGTGGTCGGTGTTGTCTGCATAAATTACGAGATGAAGATACGAATGAAATTGCTTATACCAATGTTGCTTGTCGATTATTAGATGCTCAGACAGGGCAATGTTCGGATTATTGTCGCAGGAAAATGCGAATTCCTGATTGTATCCACTTAACCCAAGAAATGATTGTTGAAATTGATTGGTTGCCGCCTACTTGTGCGTATCGTTTGATATCAGAAGGAAAAAACTTGCCAGAATGGCATTACTTACAGTCTGGCAGTTTTGATACCGTTCATCAAGCTGGGATTTCCGTTAAAGGGCGAGTTATCAATGAACGTGATGCAGGGGATTTAGAGGATTATATTGTGGAGTGGCCTCCACAAGAATCGTAG
- a CDS encoding TerD family protein — translation MAISLQKGGNISLTKTDASLEFALVGLGWDTRTTDGKAFDLDASAFLLDKNGRVRNDSDFCFYGQLKVANGAVEHQGDNLTGEGDGDDEQIRITLSKVPAEIEKIAIVVTIYDFEARKQNFGMVSNAFVRLVNAESKTEIVRFDLSEDASTETAMIFAEVYRKDGGWSFKAIGQGYSGGLGAVATNFGVNI, via the coding sequence ATGGCTATTTCATTACAAAAAGGTGGAAATATCAGCTTAACAAAAACTGATGCTTCTCTTGAGTTTGCATTGGTTGGTTTAGGGTGGGATACCAGAACGACTGATGGCAAAGCATTTGATTTGGATGCTTCTGCATTTTTATTAGACAAAAACGGTCGTGTTCGTAATGATTCAGATTTTTGCTTTTATGGTCAACTCAAAGTTGCTAATGGTGCCGTCGAACATCAAGGCGATAATTTAACAGGCGAAGGTGATGGGGATGATGAACAAATCAGAATTACCCTTTCCAAAGTGCCTGCTGAAATTGAAAAAATTGCGATTGTCGTAACCATTTATGATTTTGAAGCCCGTAAGCAAAATTTTGGTATGGTTTCCAATGCCTTTGTTCGGCTTGTGAATGCAGAATCTAAAACTGAGATTGTTCGTTTTGATTTGTCAGAAGATGCGTCTACGGAAACCGCCATGATCTTTGCCGAAGTCTATCGCAAAGATGGCGGATGGTCATTCAAAGCCATCGGTCAAGGCTATAGCGGTGGTCTGGGTGCTGTTGCCACTAATTTTGGTGTAAATATTTAA
- a CDS encoding DUF1656 domain-containing protein, giving the protein MIAEFNFFGIFIAPFVVYTLLALIVTTIIRSILWRTGLIKMFWHLALFEVALYFCVLCLLILYL; this is encoded by the coding sequence ATGATCGCGGAATTTAATTTTTTTGGCATCTTTATTGCCCCCTTTGTTGTATATACATTGCTTGCCTTGATCGTTACCACGATTATACGTTCTATTTTATGGCGAACAGGACTAATAAAAATGTTTTGGCACCTTGCTTTGTTTGAAGTAGCCTTATATTTTTGTGTTTTATGTTTACTTATCCTTTACCTATAA
- a CDS encoding TerD family protein, with translation MHLSRGQKLSIRDLIPNGSVSITIDYYPTDIDIAAFSLDKDHKIKDDRYTILFSNRQSPDNSIALTLHEGKAIFTIDIDRLPTTIDRIIFTATHDIHAIGKARKLEVTVGQQAGTYNAKEDLTTEKAVMMIALYRHQNAWRIGTIGQGFNGGLAALITHFGGEIAAPPPPSSSPSPTSNPVPPRLNLNKITLEAKQSISLTKTAPTFGEIKINLNWSRGSSARRGFFGKISSNKAVDLDLGCLYVLKNGEKSVVQALGKSFGHFDRKPYIKLLGDDRTGDVNTGETILINGKFFDEIEKIAIFAYIYDGVPNWNETNGVVTLTVPEQPPLEVRMTQGNNNKTMCGIAVIDNHNGQMKVSRLVEYFRDHEEFAKSVNIFLRWVSARKN, from the coding sequence ATGCACCTTTCTCGTGGTCAAAAACTATCGATCAGAGATCTTATTCCTAATGGCTCTGTGTCTATTACCATTGACTATTATCCAACCGATATAGATATTGCTGCATTTAGTTTAGATAAAGACCATAAAATTAAGGATGATCGTTATACAATCCTATTCAGCAATCGACAAAGCCCAGATAATTCCATTGCTTTGACTCTTCACGAGGGCAAAGCAATTTTTACAATTGATATTGATCGTTTACCCACAACAATTGACCGCATTATTTTCACAGCGACGCACGATATTCATGCCATCGGCAAAGCAAGAAAACTAGAAGTTACTGTTGGTCAACAAGCAGGCACTTATAATGCCAAAGAAGATTTAACCACTGAAAAAGCAGTAATGATGATCGCGTTATATCGACATCAAAATGCTTGGCGTATAGGAACGATTGGGCAAGGATTTAATGGTGGGCTTGCAGCTTTAATTACCCATTTTGGTGGTGAAATTGCTGCTCCGCCTCCGCCATCATCTTCGCCCTCTCCTACTTCCAATCCTGTACCACCGAGATTAAATCTGAATAAAATTACTCTGGAAGCCAAACAATCCATCAGTCTAACCAAAACAGCCCCTACATTTGGAGAGATTAAAATCAACCTGAACTGGTCAAGAGGCTCTTCGGCCAGACGCGGTTTCTTTGGTAAGATCAGCTCTAATAAAGCCGTTGACTTGGATCTGGGTTGTTTGTATGTCTTGAAAAATGGCGAAAAAAGTGTGGTACAAGCGCTGGGGAAAAGTTTTGGTCACTTTGACCGTAAACCCTATATCAAACTTTTAGGGGACGACAGAACAGGGGATGTAAACACAGGGGAAACGATCCTTATTAATGGAAAATTCTTTGACGAAATCGAAAAAATAGCAATCTTTGCTTATATTTACGATGGCGTTCCAAACTGGAATGAAACAAATGGCGTTGTTACCTTGACCGTTCCCGAGCAACCGCCTCTGGAAGTCAGGATGACTCAAGGAAATAACAATAAAACCATGTGTGGCATTGCTGTTATTGATAACCATAACGGTCAAATGAAGGTAAGTCGATTAGTTGAATATTTTAGAGACCACGAAGAATTTGCCAAAAGCGTTAATATTTTTCTGAGATGGGTTTCTGCTCGCAAAAATTAA
- a CDS encoding tellurite resistance TerB family protein, producing the protein MGFFDDLKNRLSGLTEEFKKFKNKDILNSVMAACAYIAAADGHIDPEEKRKMVGLVKNSPLISVYGADNAIKVFTEHADRFDFDFEIGKAEALRIISKYHGNSEIARLIIRAAIMIGNSDGNFDENEKIAVRTIINELGENPADFDL; encoded by the coding sequence ATGGGATTTTTTGACGACTTAAAAAACCGCCTTTCAGGTTTAACAGAAGAATTCAAAAAATTTAAAAATAAAGATATTTTAAATTCAGTCATGGCTGCATGTGCTTATATTGCTGCAGCAGACGGTCACATCGATCCCGAAGAGAAACGTAAAATGGTTGGGTTGGTTAAAAATAGTCCACTCATCAGCGTTTATGGCGCAGATAATGCCATCAAAGTTTTTACTGAACATGCAGACCGTTTTGACTTTGACTTTGAAATTGGAAAAGCAGAAGCTCTTCGTATCATCAGCAAATATCATGGAAATAGCGAAATTGCGCGTTTAATTATTCGTGCAGCAATCATGATTGGTAATTCTGATGGTAATTTTGATGAAAATGAAAAAATAGCTGTCAGAACTATTATCAATGAACTTGGCGAGAACCCTGCTGACTTTGACCTTTGA
- the xseA gene encoding exodeoxyribonuclease VII large subunit — MNDQLSDLMTDNIPEFSVGDISTAIKRILEGNFSRVKVRGEITELKKYPSGHIYFSLKDEAGKLTAIIWRFMAAKLKMQLENGIEIVATGKISSYGERSSYQLIVDHVDYAGEGAMLARIEMLRKRLEEEGLFAQERKKLIPLLPQTIGVITSPKGAVLHDIKTTIARRFPRDIIIWPVAVQGDGAVEQIAQAIEGFNQLSSETKVPRPDILIVARGGGSLEDLMAFNDERVVRAAANSQIPLISAVGHETDTTLIDFASDRRAPTPTAAAEMAVPSKVEMIAGLMQYTTRLSKAFIHTNQAYRLRLDRAISKLPDIPTLLAQSRMRLDDRSYRLDLALPSLVMKRRHQLAGIKPVDQYVYSLLNRLKSTVQMHQVQMASLWRHYGQQQKAALPILPLSLLKSTYREKKIQLDSLSSRLESLSPQAILSRGYVFVKDKQGHTITQAKGLRAGAELSLTFYDGERTVRVVKEQDKRQETLDL, encoded by the coding sequence ATGAATGACCAACTTTCTGATTTGATGACCGATAATATACCAGAATTTAGTGTTGGGGATATCTCTACAGCGATTAAACGGATTTTAGAAGGGAATTTTTCACGGGTAAAAGTGCGTGGAGAGATAACCGAGTTAAAGAAATATCCATCAGGTCATATTTATTTTTCTTTAAAAGATGAAGCAGGTAAGTTAACAGCGATTATTTGGCGCTTTATGGCGGCTAAATTAAAAATGCAGTTGGAAAATGGGATTGAAATCGTTGCGACAGGCAAGATTTCTTCTTATGGAGAGCGTTCGTCCTATCAGTTGATTGTCGATCATGTTGATTATGCAGGCGAAGGGGCAATGCTTGCTCGAATCGAGATGCTGCGTAAGAGGTTGGAAGAAGAAGGGCTTTTTGCTCAGGAAAGGAAAAAGTTAATTCCTTTGTTGCCTCAAACGATTGGGGTCATTACTTCACCCAAAGGGGCGGTGCTGCATGATATTAAGACAACCATTGCGCGTCGTTTTCCACGGGACATCATCATTTGGCCTGTGGCAGTGCAAGGGGATGGCGCTGTAGAACAAATAGCTCAAGCGATTGAAGGGTTTAATCAATTATCGTCTGAGACAAAAGTACCGCGTCCTGATATTCTGATTGTGGCAAGAGGTGGTGGGTCACTAGAAGACCTCATGGCTTTTAATGATGAGCGTGTGGTAAGAGCTGCTGCCAATTCTCAAATCCCATTAATTTCTGCGGTGGGACATGAAACAGACACGACTTTGATTGATTTTGCTTCGGATCGTAGAGCCCCAACGCCAACGGCTGCGGCTGAGATGGCAGTCCCGTCCAAGGTGGAAATGATTGCAGGGTTAATGCAATATACTACACGGCTTAGCAAAGCATTCATTCATACCAATCAAGCCTATCGATTACGACTAGATAGAGCTATTTCTAAATTACCTGATATTCCGACTTTATTGGCACAAAGCCGTATGCGGCTCGATGATCGCTCTTATCGATTGGATTTAGCGTTGCCATCCTTGGTGATGAAAAGACGACATCAGCTTGCTGGGATTAAGCCTGTCGATCAATATGTATATAGTTTGTTAAATCGATTGAAATCCACAGTGCAAATGCATCAAGTGCAAATGGCTTCTTTATGGCGACATTATGGACAGCAGCAAAAAGCTGCGTTACCGATCTTGCCATTATCGTTGTTAAAATCAACCTATAGAGAAAAGAAAATACAGCTGGACTCGCTTAGTTCTCGTTTGGAATCGTTATCACCCCAAGCAATTTTATCACGTGGATATGTATTTGTTAAAGATAAACAGGGTCACACGATTACTCAAGCCAAAGGATTACGTGCTGGTGCAGAGTTAAGCCTGACCTTTTATGATGGTGAACGGACTGTTCGAGTGGTAAAAGAACAAGATAAACGGCAAGAAACTTTGGATTTATAA
- a CDS encoding TerD family protein has product MAITLQKGANLSLTKTDATLDLALIGLGWDARVSDGTAFDLDASAFLLTANGRVRSDDDFCFYNQKNIANGAVEHQGDNLTGEGDGDDEQIKIMLSKLPADIEKVAIVVTIHEFQERKQNFGMISNAYVRLVNDKSGAEIVRFDLSEDASTETAMIFAEIYRKDGGWSFRAVGQGYNGGLGPLARNYGVNV; this is encoded by the coding sequence ATGGCTATTACATTACAAAAAGGTGCTAACTTAAGCCTTACAAAAACAGATGCTACACTTGACCTTGCTCTAATTGGACTTGGTTGGGATGCACGCGTTTCAGACGGCACAGCCTTTGATTTGGATGCTTCTGCCTTTTTATTAACAGCCAATGGTCGCGTTCGTAGCGATGATGATTTTTGTTTTTACAATCAAAAGAACATTGCTAATGGTGCCGTCGAACATCAAGGTGATAATTTAACAGGTGAAGGCGATGGGGATGATGAACAAATCAAGATCATGCTTTCCAAATTACCTGCTGATATTGAAAAAGTTGCAATCGTTGTCACCATTCATGAATTTCAAGAACGTAAACAAAATTTTGGTATGATTTCCAATGCTTATGTTCGTCTTGTGAATGATAAATCAGGGGCTGAGATCGTTCGTTTTGATTTGTCAGAAGATGCCTCTACGGAAACAGCGATGATCTTTGCTGAAATCTATCGCAAAGATGGCGGATGGTCATTCAGAGCAGTTGGTCAAGGATATAATGGTGGTTTAGGGCCTTTGGCACGTAACTATGGTGTTAATGTTTAG
- a CDS encoding efflux transporter outer membrane subunit — protein sequence MYKHFLRYTTTIVLVCGLSACTVGPDFHKDHMKIPDQWTEKVWKKPATAEQIAQATNDMKRWWEQFHDPLLNHLVDEAIKNNYDLKVAGQRILSAQALRDKNASNWYPQLDGSAGYGYQTTSYTTSQTIAQNGSANNAAIRRYGATLSWQIDAFGQIRRLVQSQEEAVKYSIEERRFVLLTMLSQLANNYVTLRNMQLRLRIADENVAIAQYIFNLTQKQYLEGTGTTLSTAQAQAELESQRAAREPIKTNITQITHTIDVLIGQIPGTTEALLKEEKPQPDLPAYPPSIPSIALANRPDIRMAERQYAMATANIGVAVAELYPQFTIDLSAMPTTSFTSQMANIASLISSSFINMSIPGLHGGRLSAQVKGAEADAEAARLQYRQTILNALKEIEDIIAAWGDDAEHVELLHKSKLSSQLALERAQKLYKAGLTGYLDVLTAQRTATTATNAEAVAILDRFQDAVNLFTALGAGWQGVDITKTELPVTLEQQNIWAKATKQ from the coding sequence ATGTATAAACATTTTCTTCGTTATACAACAACAATTGTTCTAGTATGCGGATTATCCGCCTGTACAGTAGGGCCTGATTTCCACAAAGATCATATGAAGATCCCCGATCAATGGACAGAAAAAGTTTGGAAAAAGCCTGCTACAGCCGAACAAATTGCACAGGCTACAAACGACATGAAACGCTGGTGGGAACAATTTCATGATCCGCTGTTAAATCACTTGGTTGATGAAGCCATTAAAAATAATTATGACCTCAAAGTCGCGGGACAACGTATCCTGTCCGCACAAGCATTAAGAGATAAGAATGCATCGAATTGGTACCCTCAACTGGATGGTTCAGCAGGATATGGATACCAAACAACGTCTTATACAACATCGCAAACCATTGCACAAAATGGAAGTGCGAATAACGCTGCCATCAGACGATATGGAGCCACGTTAAGCTGGCAAATTGATGCTTTTGGTCAAATTAGACGCTTGGTTCAATCTCAGGAAGAAGCCGTAAAATATTCTATTGAAGAACGACGCTTTGTATTGCTTACCATGTTATCTCAATTAGCAAATAACTATGTGACTTTGCGTAATATGCAATTACGACTCAGGATTGCTGATGAAAACGTTGCTATTGCCCAATATATTTTTAATTTAACGCAAAAACAATATCTAGAAGGCACCGGCACAACCCTCAGCACCGCACAAGCACAAGCAGAATTAGAATCTCAACGTGCCGCCAGAGAACCCATCAAAACAAATATTACGCAAATCACCCATACAATTGATGTGCTTATTGGTCAAATTCCAGGTACAACTGAAGCATTACTAAAAGAAGAAAAGCCACAACCTGATTTACCAGCCTATCCTCCTTCTATTCCTTCTATTGCATTGGCAAATCGTCCTGACATCCGAATGGCAGAACGTCAATACGCGATGGCTACTGCAAATATTGGTGTTGCCGTTGCTGAACTATATCCTCAATTCACCATTGATCTCAGTGCAATGCCGACCACATCCTTCACAAGCCAAATGGCAAATATTGCCAGCTTGATTTCCAGCAGCTTTATCAATATGTCTATTCCTGGATTACATGGCGGTCGTTTAAGCGCACAAGTCAAAGGTGCAGAAGCAGATGCAGAAGCAGCCCGCTTACAATATCGCCAAACTATTTTAAATGCTTTAAAAGAAATAGAAGATATTATTGCCGCTTGGGGGGATGATGCCGAGCATGTTGAGCTGTTACATAAATCAAAGCTCAGCAGCCAACTAGCATTAGAACGGGCACAAAAACTCTATAAAGCAGGCTTAACTGGATATTTAGATGTGCTGACTGCACAAAGAACGGCAACCACAGCCACAAATGCAGAGGCTGTTGCAATTTTAGATCGCTTCCAAGACGCAGTTAATCTGTTCACCGCTTTGGGTGCAGGATGGCAAGGGGTCGATATTACCAAAACCGAACTTCCTGTGACCTTGGAACAGCAAAATATCTGGGCAAAGGCAACAAAACAATAA
- a CDS encoding efflux RND transporter periplasmic adaptor subunit, with product MFSLSNIIRISLTLIVVIIAIILGVTLWDTYMIAPWTRDGRVRVYVVKIAPEVSGTVVQIPVKDNQYVRKGEPLFIIDPARFRIAIQQAQASLENAEANLTLQRRNAMRRKGLEGIVSTEEKEDFNTKVATAQASVDSAKATLDEAKLNMQRSILYSPVNGYVTNLNLRVGDYVTTGQSYLSVIDADSFWVYGYFEETKMWGIHIGDVARIKLMGYKQILPGHVVSIARGINDANADADAFGLQNVNPIFTWVRLAQRIPVRIHIDHVPDTIHLSAGMTATVSIGPETKGRRGLLASWLQNHL from the coding sequence ATGTTTTCTCTTAGCAATATTATTCGTATCAGTTTAACACTCATTGTTGTTATCATTGCCATTATTCTGGGGGTAACATTATGGGATACCTATATGATCGCGCCTTGGACGCGCGACGGTAGAGTTCGTGTTTACGTCGTTAAAATTGCCCCCGAAGTTTCTGGGACTGTGGTGCAAATCCCCGTCAAAGATAACCAATATGTTCGCAAAGGTGAACCTTTATTCATCATTGACCCCGCACGGTTCAGAATTGCGATCCAACAAGCCCAAGCGAGTTTAGAAAATGCCGAAGCCAATTTGACACTACAACGCCGTAATGCAATGCGTCGAAAAGGCTTGGAAGGCATTGTATCTACGGAAGAAAAAGAAGATTTCAATACCAAAGTTGCAACCGCTCAAGCTAGCGTTGACAGTGCCAAAGCTACGTTGGACGAAGCCAAATTGAATATGCAACGCTCTATTTTATACTCGCCCGTTAATGGTTATGTAACGAACCTCAACTTGCGTGTGGGGGATTATGTCACCACTGGGCAATCTTATTTATCCGTTATCGATGCCGATTCTTTTTGGGTTTATGGATATTTCGAAGAAACAAAAATGTGGGGTATTCATATAGGCGATGTCGCACGAATCAAATTGATGGGTTATAAACAAATATTACCAGGACATGTGGTCAGTATCGCACGTGGTATTAATGATGCTAACGCGGACGCGGATGCATTTGGCTTACAAAATGTTAATCCTATCTTTACATGGGTCAGACTAGCCCAACGTATCCCGGTACGAATCCATATTGACCATGTTCCTGATACCATTCATTTATCTGCTGGTATGACAGCAACTGTCAGTATTGGTCCAGAAACCAAAGGACGCAGAGGTTTATTGGCTTCATGGCTTCAAAATCATCTATAA